A single window of Marinobacter sp. SS13-12 DNA harbors:
- a CDS encoding LysR family transcriptional regulator, whose amino-acid sequence MQKRTGKQPDQASVTPQKARSHLAWSDFETVLAIATAGSLSGASRALGVSHATVFRRLGDIEQRLGVILFERSRTGYRPTLAGEELADTGKIMDEAALAAERKVAGRDLQPSGEIWTTTTDSLLMGLLAPLFTQFRDKYPGIVLDVAVSNQLFNLTRREADVAIRPSNRPPENLIGRPLTNIGQAVYAHRSLGLTPGSPIETFASQPWIGAGPRLQDSAVDQWMSSNALKEACVYRVDTLVSILSAVRSGMGLAVMPCYLADEDPDIVQLTDPIPELQYGLWFLMHPDLRGVVRIHALMDFLTEAVRAQQERLAGRLLS is encoded by the coding sequence TTGCAAAAACGGACAGGAAAGCAACCCGACCAAGCCTCTGTTACTCCTCAGAAAGCCCGAAGTCATCTGGCGTGGAGTGACTTTGAGACCGTGCTCGCAATCGCGACTGCTGGCTCGCTCTCCGGTGCCTCCCGGGCACTGGGGGTAAGCCATGCCACGGTTTTCCGGCGGCTGGGCGATATTGAACAACGCCTGGGGGTGATTCTCTTTGAGCGAAGCCGAACCGGGTACCGGCCAACACTCGCGGGTGAAGAACTTGCCGACACCGGCAAGATTATGGACGAAGCCGCCCTGGCTGCCGAACGTAAAGTCGCCGGCCGTGACCTGCAGCCCAGTGGAGAAATCTGGACCACCACCACGGACTCACTGCTGATGGGCCTGCTGGCGCCCCTGTTCACGCAATTCCGGGACAAGTATCCGGGCATCGTGCTGGACGTTGCGGTTTCCAATCAGTTGTTCAATCTCACACGCAGAGAGGCGGACGTAGCCATTCGCCCGTCCAACCGCCCGCCAGAAAACCTGATCGGCCGCCCACTGACTAACATTGGCCAGGCGGTCTACGCCCACCGAAGCCTTGGCTTGACTCCGGGTTCCCCCATCGAAACCTTTGCCAGCCAGCCCTGGATTGGTGCCGGGCCGCGACTGCAGGATTCAGCCGTGGACCAGTGGATGAGTAGTAACGCACTGAAGGAGGCCTGTGTCTACCGGGTGGATACGCTGGTCAGTATTCTCAGTGCCGTTCGCTCCGGCATGGGGCTGGCCGTGATGCCCTGTTATCTGGCGGACGAAGACCCCGATATTGTTCAGCTGACAGACCCCATCCCCGAGCTGCAATACGGCCTGTGGTTTCTGATGCACCCGGATTTGCGGGGCGTAGTGAGGATTCATGCCCTGATGGACTTTCTGACAGAGGCTGTCCGGGCGCAGCAAGAGCGCCTGGCGGGACGTTTGTTGAGCTGA
- a CDS encoding phosphatase domain-containing protein has product MSFKSRLRRYARSFRRGIHILAAPVKGDNGRGGLFIQAYRGYGSRSRVFLIGRVFRQPHFGASWREDRLRRDIIDLIRRLLRKPIVGARVRIRYKDTNTVVHTDRHGYFRVDMELGTMPSDVTWHEMELSLDSPVDERAATTGEFFTPLPGARYGVISDIDDTVVYTGVANTAMMMCRLFAQGAESRVVFPGVPALYQAFHAGRDNDEGNPLFYVSRAPWSIYQVLVEVFRRNRLPHGPILILREWGMKRGSLLPRRAKAHKQDAIRHILETYPDMQFVLVGDSGQRDPEIYNHILREHPGRVLGIYIRDVSNTAERSEAIDRLAREAQEAGCDLILAADNVAMAEHAASEGLITDAAVNAVREEQRHADENAD; this is encoded by the coding sequence ATGTCCTTTAAGAGCCGCTTGCGTCGTTACGCGCGCTCGTTTCGTCGCGGCATCCACATTCTGGCGGCGCCTGTAAAAGGCGACAATGGTCGGGGCGGACTTTTTATCCAGGCCTACCGGGGCTACGGCTCCCGCAGCCGGGTGTTCCTGATCGGAAGGGTTTTCCGGCAGCCGCACTTCGGCGCTTCATGGCGGGAGGACCGGCTGCGCCGGGACATCATCGACCTCATTCGCAGACTGCTGCGCAAGCCGATCGTCGGAGCCCGCGTCCGTATAAGGTACAAGGACACCAACACGGTCGTACATACTGACCGGCACGGTTACTTTCGGGTCGATATGGAACTGGGCACCATGCCGTCGGATGTTACCTGGCACGAGATGGAACTGTCACTGGACAGTCCCGTCGACGAGCGTGCAGCCACCACTGGCGAGTTCTTTACTCCGCTGCCCGGTGCCCGTTACGGCGTCATCAGCGACATTGACGATACCGTGGTCTACACCGGCGTCGCCAATACCGCCATGATGATGTGTCGCCTGTTTGCCCAGGGTGCTGAAAGCCGTGTGGTTTTTCCCGGTGTGCCAGCCCTGTATCAGGCATTCCATGCCGGCCGGGATAATGACGAAGGAAACCCCCTGTTCTATGTGTCCCGCGCGCCCTGGAGCATCTACCAGGTGCTGGTGGAAGTTTTTCGCCGCAACCGGCTTCCCCATGGGCCGATCCTGATCCTGCGGGAGTGGGGAATGAAGCGTGGCAGCCTGCTGCCGCGGAGGGCCAAGGCTCATAAGCAGGACGCAATTCGACATATCCTTGAGACATACCCTGACATGCAGTTTGTTCTGGTGGGTGATTCCGGGCAGCGTGACCCGGAGATCTATAACCACATTCTGCGGGAACATCCCGGCCGTGTACTGGGCATCTACATCCGCGACGTCAGCAACACAGCAGAGCGCTCCGAGGCCATCGATCGGCTTGCCCGGGAGGCCCAGGAGGCAGGCTGTGACCTGATACTGGCGGCCGACAATGTCGCGATGGCGGAACATGCGGCCAGTGAGGGGCTG